A window of Peromyscus eremicus chromosome 7, PerEre_H2_v1, whole genome shotgun sequence contains these coding sequences:
- the Dbr1 gene encoding lariat debranching enzyme, with protein sequence MRVAVAGCCHGELDKIYETLALAEQRGPGPVDLLLCCGDFQAVRNEADLRCMAVPPKYRHMQTFYRYYSGEKKAPVLTIFIGGNHEASNHLQELPYGGWVAPNIYYLGLAGVVKYRGIRIGGISGIFKSHDYRKGHFERPPYNPSTIRSIYHVRNIEVYKLKQLKQPVDIFLSHDWPRSIYHYGNKKQLLKTKSFFRQEVENNTLGSPAASELLEHLKPAYWFSAHLHVKFAALMQHQATDKEQAGKATKFLALDKCLPHRDFLQVLEVEHDPSAPEYLEYDVEWLTILRATDDLINVTRNLWNMPENNGLHTRWDYSATEEAMKEVMEKLNHDPKVPCNFSMTAACYDPSKPQTQVQLVHRINPQTTEFCAQLGITDINVILQKVKDKPYLFGEYEEQGDLGTDDSEEDRSEYNTDTSAVSSINPDEIMLDDEEEEVASACSDMNTPSVEPSSDQASDFSTSFSDVRNLPSSMFVSSDDPSHSPTVREGKPGETVQSGDEKDLTEFPLKRLSNEHEPEQRKKIKRRNQAIYAAADDDDGNDEDRDLS encoded by the exons ATGCGGGTGGCTGTGGCCGGCTGCTGCCATGGCGAGCTGGACAAGATCTACGAGACTCTGGCGCTGGCGGAGCAGCGCGGCCCGGGACCGGTGGATCTCCTTCTGTGCTGCGGCGACTTCCAGGCGGTGCGCAACGAGGCCGACCTGCGCTGCATGGCCGTGCCGCCCAAGTACCGCCACATGCAGACCTTCTACAG ATATTACTCTGGAGAGAAAAAGGCCCCAGTTCTCACCATCTTCATTGGAGGAAACCATGAAGCCTCAAACCATTTGCAAGAGTTACCCTATGGTGGCTGGGTAGCACCAAATATTTACTATTTAG GTTTGGCTGGTGTAGTAAAATACCGAGGTATAAGGATTGGTGGAATCTCTGGCATCTTTAAATCTCATGACTATCGAAaag GTCATTTTGAGCGCCCCCCTTATAATCCATCTACCATCAGGAGTATATATCATGTGAGAAATATAGAGGTCTACAAGTTAAAACAG TTGAAGCAGCCTGTAGATATATTCTTATCTCATGACTGGCCAAGAAGTATATATCATTATGGAAATAAGAAGCAACTTCTTAAGACCAAATCTTTTTTTCGCCAAGAAGTGGAAAATAACACGCTAGGGAGTCCTGCTGCCTCGGAGCTGTTAGAGCACCTAAAGCCTGCGTACTGGTTTtctgcacaccttcatgtgaaatttgcagccttgatgcagcatcAG GCCACAGATaaagaacaagcaggcaaagcaACCAAGTTTTTAGCTTTGGACAAATgtttaccacacagagactttctTCAG GTGTTAGAAGTAGAACATGACCCCAGTGCTCCTGAGTACTTAGAATATGACGTTGAATGGCTTACTATTCTCAGGGCCACTGATGACCTGATCAATGTGACCCGGAACCTATGGAATATGCCTGAAAATAATGGTCTGCATACAAG GTGGGATTATAGTGCAACAGAAGAAGCTATGAAAGAAGTAATGGAAAAGCTGAACCATGACCCCAAAGTCCCCTGTAACTTCAGCATGACAGCTGCTTGTTATGACCCTAGTAAGCCACAGACGCAAGTGCAGCTGGTTCACAGGATCAATCCGCAGACTACGGAATTCTGTGCCCAGCTGGGCATCACAGACATTAACGTCATACTTCAGAAGGTCAAGGACAAGCCTTATCTGTTTGGTGAATATGAAGAGCAGGGTGATCTGGGAACCGATGACTCTGAAGAAGACCGGAGTGAATACAACACGGACACATCTGCCGTGTCCTCCATTAATCCAGATGAAATCATGCtggatgatgaggaggaggaagttgCAAGTGCTTGCAGTGACATGAACACGCCTTCTGTAGAACCTTCTTCCGATCAAGCTTCCGACTTCTCCACAAGCTTTTCCGACGTCAGGAACTTGCCAAGCTCCATGTTCGTGTCTTCTGATGATCCGTCCCATTCTCCGACTGTTAGGGAGGGGAAACCTGGGGAGACTGTGCAGTCTGGGGATGAAAAGGACTTAACTGAGTTTCCCCTGAAGAGGCTGAGTAATGAACATGAGCctgagcaaagaaagaaaattaagaggaGGAATCAAGCCATTTATGCTGCAGCAGACGacgatgatggtaatgatgaagaCAGGGACTTGTCTTAG